The Erythrobacter sp. Alg231-14 genome has a segment encoding these proteins:
- a CDS encoding type 1 glutamine amidotransferase domain-containing protein, with product MMKILKYGAIGLVLLLVIGGFGLPHLLTGLGLHPHYDVPEMDLSGKRALIVTTSQATMGDGGEATGVAASEMTAPYYAFLDSGMDVDLASIQGGQIPIDPSTLRWPVTSASDKRYLEDALFQSKVSRSYQIDQVDTTQYDIVFLAGGWGAAYDFGQSAELGEKVAMAYANDAIVGGVCHGPLGFLQAYGEDGKPIVEGRRISAVTDKQLAELGITFTPMHPERDLRAAGVIFEAESRFRDVFANAVVVDGRIVTGQNQNSGTETAVKMMQVLAGDLVARD from the coding sequence ATGATGAAAATCCTGAAATATGGCGCAATCGGCTTGGTTCTTTTGCTAGTGATTGGCGGCTTTGGTCTGCCACACTTGCTCACCGGTTTGGGATTGCACCCGCATTATGACGTGCCAGAAATGGATCTGTCAGGAAAGCGTGCGTTGATCGTCACGACCAGCCAGGCCACCATGGGCGACGGTGGCGAGGCGACCGGCGTGGCCGCTTCAGAAATGACGGCACCTTACTATGCGTTTCTAGACTCCGGCATGGACGTCGATCTCGCGAGCATCCAGGGCGGGCAAATTCCGATAGATCCGTCGACCCTGAGATGGCCGGTCACCTCCGCATCCGACAAAAGATACTTGGAGGACGCACTGTTTCAATCGAAGGTGTCGCGGTCCTATCAGATCGATCAAGTCGATACGACGCAATATGACATTGTCTTCCTCGCCGGTGGCTGGGGCGCTGCTTATGATTTTGGACAGTCGGCCGAACTTGGGGAAAAGGTTGCGATGGCCTACGCGAACGATGCGATCGTTGGCGGCGTTTGTCACGGCCCTTTGGGGTTTTTGCAAGCCTATGGCGAAGATGGAAAGCCGATCGTCGAAGGACGTCGCATTTCCGCGGTGACGGACAAACAGCTTGCCGAACTTGGTATCACCTTCACACCGATGCACCCAGAACGCGATTTGCGGGCGGCAGGTGTGATCTTTGAGGCGGAGTCAAGATTCCGAGACGTATTCGCCAACGCTGTTGTTGTTGATGGACGCATCGTCACTGGACAGAATCAGAATAGCGGCACCGAAACGGCCGTGAAGATGATGCAAGTCCTGGCCGGCGATCTGGTTGCGCGGGATTGA